In Chryseobacterium oranimense, a single window of DNA contains:
- the kdpC gene encoding K(+)-transporting ATPase subunit C, whose protein sequence is MKNHIVTAFRLTLVMLAVTGIYLLIVYAGSKVLPTKGNAEMITQNGQKFYANIGQEFKSEKYFHGRPSSVNYNAAGSGGSNKGPSNEEYLETVQKRIDTLKMEHPGMGNTKVPVELVTASGSGLDPDISEEGALYQIKKIAQVRNISEEKLKYLVKNQTEKPFLGLLGPSKVNVLKLNIALDQLK, encoded by the coding sequence ATGAAAAATCATATTGTTACAGCATTCAGACTAACTTTGGTAATGCTGGCTGTCACCGGAATTTATCTCCTTATCGTATATGCGGGTTCAAAAGTATTGCCTACAAAAGGAAATGCAGAGATGATTACCCAAAACGGACAGAAATTCTACGCCAATATCGGACAGGAATTTAAGTCTGAAAAATACTTCCACGGACGTCCTTCATCCGTTAATTACAATGCAGCGGGAAGCGGTGGAAGCAATAAAGGACCAAGTAATGAAGAATACCTGGAAACCGTACAGAAAAGGATAGATACTTTAAAAATGGAGCATCCGGGAATGGGAAATACAAAAGTTCCTGTAGAACTGGTTACTGCAAGCGGAAGCGGCCTGGATCCTGATATTTCTGAAGAAGGCGCTTTGTATCAAATAAAGAAAATAGCACAGGTAAGAAATATCTCTGAGGAAAAACTGAAATATTTAGTCAAAAACCAGACAGAGAAACCGTTCTTGGGACTTTTAGGACCTTCAAAAGTAAATGTGCTGAAGCTTAATATTGCTTTGGATCAATTAAAATAA
- the kdpB gene encoding potassium-transporting ATPase subunit KdpB, with translation MKNQSQTLFQKDLVNEAIKQSFVKLNPKIMFKNPVMFLVEVGTVVMFIVSIFSLTGDHSQGSFAYNFTVFIILFFTVLFANFAEAIAEARGKAQADTLRKTREETPAKVVLENKPGFQVETVLKKSADMKLGDIFLCETGDQIPMDGEIIEGLATIDESAITGESAPVIRESGGDKSSVTGGTKVLSDRIKVKVTTKPGESFLDKMIALVEGASRQKTPNEIALTILLAGFTLTFIIVTLTLKPFADYAQTPITIAAFISLFVCLIPTTIGGLLSAIGIAGMDRALRANVITKSGKAVETAGDIDVLLLDKTGTITIGNRKATEFHPADGIRLPDFIKASALSSVADETPEGKSIIELSQLKSEDLIVSNPVYIDFTAETRTSGIDFEETRIRKGAYDTIKKLTEKAGNIFPKETQDAVTRISENGGTPLVVSVNEKVWGVIELQDIIKTGIQERFQRLRKMGVKTVMVTGDNPLTAKFIAEKAGVDDFIAEAKPEDKMNYIKKEQQEGKLVAMMGDGTNDAPALAQADVGVAMNSGTQAAKEAGNMVDLDNDPTKLIEIVEIGKQLLMTRGTLTTFSIANDVAKYFAIIPALFITFIPSLQKLNIMNLHSPETAILSAVIFNAVIIPFLIPLALKGVAYKPIGASALLRRNLLIYGVGGVIVPFIGIKIIDLLISLFY, from the coding sequence ATGAAAAATCAATCCCAGACATTGTTTCAAAAAGATTTGGTGAACGAAGCGATCAAGCAGTCCTTCGTTAAACTGAATCCGAAAATTATGTTTAAAAATCCCGTAATGTTCCTGGTAGAAGTCGGAACTGTTGTAATGTTTATCGTAAGCATTTTCAGTCTTACCGGTGACCATTCACAAGGAAGCTTTGCCTATAACTTTACTGTATTCATCATATTATTCTTTACCGTTTTGTTTGCCAACTTTGCGGAAGCTATTGCGGAAGCCAGAGGAAAAGCTCAGGCAGATACGCTAAGAAAAACCCGTGAGGAAACTCCTGCGAAAGTCGTTCTGGAAAACAAACCCGGATTTCAGGTAGAAACTGTCCTGAAAAAGTCTGCGGACATGAAGCTTGGAGATATTTTCCTTTGCGAAACAGGAGATCAGATCCCTATGGACGGAGAAATCATCGAAGGGCTGGCTACTATTGATGAATCCGCGATCACCGGAGAAAGTGCACCCGTAATCCGTGAATCCGGAGGAGATAAAAGCTCTGTAACCGGAGGAACAAAAGTTCTTTCGGACAGAATAAAAGTAAAAGTGACCACCAAACCGGGAGAATCTTTTTTAGATAAAATGATTGCCCTTGTAGAAGGAGCATCAAGACAGAAAACACCTAATGAAATCGCATTAACCATACTTCTGGCAGGATTTACCCTGACGTTTATTATTGTTACCCTCACACTAAAACCTTTTGCAGACTATGCGCAGACACCCATTACCATTGCGGCATTTATATCACTTTTCGTTTGCTTGATTCCCACAACCATTGGAGGTCTGCTTTCTGCAATCGGGATCGCCGGAATGGACCGGGCCCTGAGAGCCAACGTAATTACTAAAAGCGGTAAAGCAGTAGAAACTGCAGGAGATATTGATGTGCTCTTGCTCGATAAAACAGGAACCATCACCATAGGAAACCGTAAAGCAACGGAATTTCACCCTGCGGACGGAATCAGGCTCCCGGATTTTATCAAAGCTTCAGCCTTGAGTTCAGTAGCCGATGAAACACCGGAAGGAAAATCTATTATAGAACTAAGCCAATTAAAATCAGAAGATCTTATTGTTTCAAATCCGGTTTACATAGACTTTACAGCAGAAACAAGAACTTCAGGAATCGATTTTGAGGAAACAAGAATCAGAAAAGGAGCATATGATACCATAAAAAAACTGACTGAAAAAGCTGGGAATATCTTCCCGAAAGAAACCCAGGATGCTGTCACCAGAATTTCTGAAAACGGAGGAACGCCTCTTGTGGTAAGCGTTAATGAAAAAGTCTGGGGTGTCATCGAACTTCAGGATATCATTAAAACAGGAATTCAGGAACGTTTCCAGAGACTGAGAAAAATGGGGGTAAAGACGGTGATGGTAACCGGAGATAATCCTCTCACTGCAAAATTCATTGCTGAAAAAGCAGGCGTAGATGACTTCATCGCCGAAGCTAAACCTGAAGATAAAATGAACTACATCAAAAAAGAACAGCAGGAAGGAAAACTGGTTGCTATGATGGGCGACGGGACCAATGATGCCCCTGCTTTGGCCCAGGCCGATGTAGGTGTAGCGATGAACAGCGGAACACAAGCCGCAAAAGAAGCCGGAAACATGGTGGATCTTGATAATGATCCTACAAAACTGATTGAGATTGTGGAGATCGGAAAACAGCTGCTGATGACCCGCGGAACCCTCACGACTTTCAGTATTGCGAATGATGTTGCCAAATATTTTGCGATTATTCCTGCCTTATTTATTACCTTCATTCCATCACTTCAGAAACTGAATATCATGAATCTCCATAGCCCGGAAACAGCCATATTATCAGCCGTTATTTTCAATGCCGTGATTATTCCATTCCTTATTCCGCTGGCTTTAAAAGGAGTGGCTTACAAGCCGATCGGTGCCAGTGCGTTATTGAGAAGAAACCTTTTAATTTATGGGGTGGGCGGTGTTATTGTTCCGTTCATTGGCATCAAAATCATTGATTTACTGATCAGTTTATTCTATTAA
- the kdpA gene encoding potassium-transporting ATPase subunit KdpA: MNTEILGVIAMFMITLVIGVFLGKYIANVYGYKKTFLDPVFEPVEKLIYKISGINPARQMNWKQNMYAMLTINLVWFIIGFLILMTQSWLPLNPDGNPNMSPDLAFNTAISFLVNCNLQHYSGETGVSYLSQLYLMFLQFVTAATGMAAMAVLFKAFKDKTTTELGNFYDFFTKSVVRILVPISILVAFILSANGSPMTFKGKDHITTLEGQKVDVSRGPVAAFVAIKHLGTNGGGFFGANSAHPLENPNYVTNMTEMVTQMIIPFALVFALGFYLKKRKLSWVIFTVMTVGFLALAVPNIVNETNGNPLITQMGADSSLGAMEGKEIRFGSASSGYWSIATTVISTGSVNAMHDSTMPLSGMNELLAMMINCFYGGCGVGILNYFIFIILAVFISGLMVGRTPEFMGKKIEAKEMKIAMIVALFHPFLILVGTALTAYLPEFGAKTLNNPGFHGFSEMLYEFTSSSANNGSGFEGLGDNTPWWNISTGIVLLLSRFIPIIGPIAIAGLLAQKKFIPESSGTLKTDTATFGFMTLAVILLIAALSFFPALTLGPIAEQIQYFSK, encoded by the coding sequence ATGAATACAGAAATTTTAGGCGTTATTGCCATGTTTATGATAACATTAGTGATCGGAGTATTTCTGGGGAAATACATTGCTAATGTGTATGGGTACAAAAAGACCTTTTTAGATCCTGTTTTTGAACCTGTTGAAAAACTGATTTATAAAATATCGGGAATCAATCCGGCCCGCCAGATGAACTGGAAACAGAATATGTATGCTATGCTGACGATCAATCTGGTTTGGTTCATTATAGGATTCCTGATTCTGATGACTCAGTCCTGGCTTCCCTTAAATCCTGACGGAAACCCGAATATGTCACCTGATCTCGCCTTTAATACGGCTATTTCCTTCCTGGTGAACTGTAACCTTCAGCATTATTCAGGAGAAACAGGCGTGAGCTATTTAAGCCAGCTTTATCTGATGTTCCTGCAGTTTGTGACCGCAGCTACCGGAATGGCAGCAATGGCAGTTCTTTTCAAAGCTTTTAAAGATAAAACGACTACGGAATTAGGGAATTTCTACGATTTCTTTACTAAATCTGTAGTCAGAATACTGGTCCCGATAAGTATCCTTGTTGCCTTTATCCTTTCTGCCAACGGAAGTCCGATGACTTTCAAAGGAAAAGATCATATCACAACGTTGGAAGGACAGAAAGTTGATGTTTCCAGAGGTCCTGTAGCCGCTTTTGTAGCGATCAAGCACTTAGGAACGAATGGAGGCGGTTTCTTTGGCGCCAACTCGGCACATCCGCTTGAAAACCCGAATTATGTGACCAATATGACCGAAATGGTCACTCAGATGATCATTCCGTTTGCATTGGTTTTCGCCTTAGGATTTTACCTGAAAAAGAGAAAACTGTCATGGGTGATTTTTACCGTGATGACTGTAGGTTTTCTGGCGCTCGCAGTTCCGAATATTGTGAATGAAACCAATGGCAACCCTTTGATTACCCAAATGGGTGCAGACAGCAGCCTTGGAGCTATGGAAGGCAAGGAAATCCGCTTCGGAAGTGCATCCTCAGGATATTGGAGCATTGCGACTACGGTAATCTCAACAGGTTCGGTTAATGCCATGCACGACAGCACCATGCCGCTCTCAGGAATGAACGAGCTGCTGGCCATGATGATCAACTGCTTCTACGGAGGCTGTGGGGTAGGAATTCTGAACTATTTCATATTCATTATTCTTGCGGTATTCATCAGTGGGCTGATGGTAGGAAGAACGCCGGAATTCATGGGTAAAAAGATTGAAGCTAAAGAAATGAAGATCGCAATGATTGTGGCTCTGTTCCATCCGTTTTTAATACTTGTTGGAACTGCTTTAACTGCCTATCTGCCGGAATTTGGTGCGAAAACATTAAATAATCCAGGTTTTCACGGTTTCAGTGAAATGCTGTACGAGTTCACTTCTTCTTCAGCAAACAACGGTTCCGGATTCGAAGGACTTGGCGACAATACTCCCTGGTGGAATATCTCAACAGGAATTGTATTGCTCTTATCCAGATTTATTCCGATCATAGGACCTATAGCAATTGCGGGATTATTGGCACAGAAAAAATTCATTCCTGAAAGCTCGGGAACCCTGAAAACGGATACGGCCACTTTCGGTTTTATGACATTGGCAGTAATCCTTCTTATAGCGGCTCTGTCTTTCTTCCCGGCCCTTACATTGGGACCTATTGCAGAACAGATCCAGTATTTCTCTAAGTAA
- a CDS encoding sigma-54 dependent transcriptional regulator: MHGNILIIDDEIKLLKLLGMILSQEDFNVKEASTARSAMTMLEQYDFDVVLCDVRLPDAFGVELVKSVKTKYPYLEVILMTAFGNITDAVQAMRNGAYDYLVKGDDNEKIIPLVYKALEKVKDNRSKIVQKTSVSKGFEQIIGTSPSILQSKKLAEKVALTDAAVLLTGETGTGKEVFANAIHEGSGRKKNNFVAINCSAFSKEILESELFGHKQGAFTGAVKDKKGLIEEANGGTLFLDEIGEMPIDLQAKLLRVLETGEFIKMGETKVSRSDFRLIAATNRDLEDEIKQGHFREDLYFRLNVFEIHLPPLRERKEDLKVLAKHFIDIFSRKLHLSDLQVSPDYYKTLEKNDWKGNIRELRNAVERSLILMENNTLDTESLPHYSDKTIPESDSLSMRSLEKIHIQKVLQYTKGNKAEAARLLEIGIATLYRKLEEYGLR, from the coding sequence ATGCACGGAAATATTCTGATCATCGATGACGAGATCAAGCTCCTGAAATTATTAGGAATGATCCTTTCCCAAGAAGATTTTAATGTAAAAGAAGCCTCAACAGCACGTTCAGCAATGACGATGCTTGAGCAGTATGATTTTGATGTTGTTTTGTGCGATGTACGCCTTCCTGATGCTTTCGGGGTAGAGTTGGTAAAATCCGTCAAAACAAAATATCCCTACCTGGAAGTTATTCTGATGACTGCTTTCGGGAATATTACCGATGCCGTTCAGGCGATGAGAAACGGTGCTTATGATTATTTAGTGAAGGGAGATGATAATGAGAAGATCATTCCGCTGGTATATAAAGCTTTGGAAAAAGTAAAGGATAACCGCTCTAAAATTGTCCAGAAGACCAGTGTATCAAAAGGGTTTGAACAAATTATCGGAACTTCGCCTTCAATTCTGCAGTCTAAAAAGCTGGCCGAAAAAGTTGCTTTAACGGATGCCGCTGTTCTTCTGACCGGAGAAACAGGAACGGGAAAAGAAGTTTTTGCCAATGCCATCCACGAAGGAAGCGGCAGAAAGAAAAATAATTTTGTAGCGATTAACTGTTCTGCTTTCAGTAAAGAAATCCTGGAAAGTGAACTTTTTGGTCATAAACAGGGGGCATTTACCGGTGCTGTAAAAGATAAAAAGGGTCTGATAGAAGAGGCTAACGGAGGAACTCTGTTCCTGGATGAAATAGGAGAGATGCCAATAGATCTTCAGGCAAAACTGCTCCGAGTCTTGGAAACAGGTGAGTTTATCAAAATGGGTGAGACAAAAGTTTCCAGATCAGATTTCAGGCTAATTGCTGCGACCAACAGAGATCTGGAAGATGAAATAAAGCAAGGTCACTTCCGGGAGGATCTTTATTTCAGGCTAAATGTTTTTGAAATCCATCTTCCACCGCTCCGGGAAAGAAAAGAAGACCTGAAAGTACTGGCTAAACACTTTATTGATATTTTTTCCCGAAAACTGCATCTTTCCGACCTTCAGGTGAGTCCCGATTACTATAAAACCCTGGAAAAAAATGACTGGAAAGGGAATATCCGCGAACTTAGAAATGCTGTAGAGAGAAGCCTTATTTTAATGGAAAATAACACTCTTGATACAGAAAGCCTTCCGCATTATTCTGATAAAACAATTCCTGAAAGCGACTCATTGAGCATGAGATCCCTTGAAAAAATTCACATCCAAAAAGTCCTTCAATACACAAAAGGCAATAAAGCCGAAGCCGCCAGACTCTTGGAAATTGGTATTGCGACGCTGTACCGTAAGCTGGAGGAGTATGGATTGAGGTAG
- a CDS encoding M16 family metallopeptidase: protein MIDKRYKETVHTDKNNYEYITIPNDENKVRIYTLKNGLKVFLAQNFDAPRIQTYIPVRTGSNNDPADNTGLAHYLEHMMFKGTSKLGTQNWEKEKELLDRISALYEEHKAEQDPDKKKEIYKKIDEVSQEASQYAIANEYDKVISSLGASGTNAHTWFDETVYKNNIPNNELEKWLKIEKERFSEIVLRLFHTELESVYEEFNRAQDNDSRLVSYELMAALFPTHPNGQQTTLGKPEHLKNPSMKAIHKYFDEYYVPNNYAMVLVGDLDFEETIQLVDQYFGAIPYRELPKKTPVTEQPLTEIVKRTVKSPTTPRVQLAWRTDSFGTKEAMLADITANILSNRGEAGLLDLNINQTQKMLWAQAFSVGLKQYGYFSIVAVPKETQTLDEAKDMVLEQLELIKKGDFPDWILPAIISDFKLQRLKGLETADGLATNLYDTYIKGRTWEQELNEMDEYQAFTKEDVVDFANAFFKENYVVVYKEKGVNDQLIRVENPGITPIKINRDAQSEFLKEITAEKTEDIQPEFIDYKKEIITDTIKDKKLSFVRNKYNDIAQVHFIFPFGSDNDRDLGISTQLLQYLGTEDLSPEDLKKEFFKIGISNDFKTTNDQLLITLSGLEENIEKGIALLQHWMYEVKPDQEIYKQFVETVLENRQATKKDKNRIMTALTNYTKLGSFSRYTDIISKEELEAATAEVFTDRMKKLFQYPYQVFFYGKGLENFKNYIGKYVENESYQIPDPKQYPEPETSGNVYFMNYDMVQMEMSKVGRGHEVNTSNFGKINVFNEYFGRGLSSIVFQEIRESKSLAYSAYVSYAANSELGHPDYITTYIGTQPDKLQIAVNTMSELMNELPEVPIQYENAKNAALKQIASTRITRNNIFFNTLRLKKLGISHDFRKDIYAQIENLKFEDLKEFYQTEIKPIHFNTAIIGKKENLDMEAINQMGTFKELTLKEIFGH, encoded by the coding sequence ATGATTGACAAAAGATACAAAGAAACAGTTCATACAGATAAAAACAACTACGAATATATCACCATTCCCAATGACGAAAACAAGGTAAGAATTTATACTTTAAAGAATGGCCTAAAGGTTTTTCTCGCCCAGAATTTTGATGCTCCGAGAATTCAGACGTACATTCCTGTGAGAACGGGAAGCAATAATGATCCTGCTGACAATACGGGTTTGGCGCATTATCTTGAACATATGATGTTTAAAGGAACTTCAAAATTAGGCACCCAGAACTGGGAAAAAGAAAAGGAACTCCTTGACCGGATTTCTGCCTTGTATGAGGAACATAAAGCAGAACAGGATCCTGATAAAAAGAAAGAAATCTATAAAAAAATAGATGAAGTTTCCCAGGAAGCCAGCCAATATGCCATTGCCAACGAGTATGATAAAGTCATCTCATCACTTGGTGCGAGCGGCACAAATGCCCATACCTGGTTTGATGAAACGGTTTATAAAAACAACATTCCCAATAACGAGCTTGAAAAATGGCTTAAAATAGAGAAGGAAAGGTTTTCAGAGATCGTACTTCGTCTTTTCCATACGGAACTGGAATCGGTATATGAGGAATTTAACCGTGCTCAGGATAATGATTCAAGGCTTGTGAGCTATGAACTGATGGCCGCTCTTTTTCCAACCCATCCCAACGGCCAGCAAACAACGCTAGGAAAGCCAGAACACCTGAAAAACCCTTCTATGAAGGCCATCCATAAATATTTTGATGAATATTATGTTCCCAACAATTATGCTATGGTTTTGGTGGGAGACTTGGATTTTGAAGAAACCATTCAGCTTGTCGATCAGTATTTTGGAGCCATTCCTTACAGGGAGCTTCCTAAAAAAACTCCTGTTACCGAACAGCCGCTGACAGAAATTGTAAAAAGAACGGTAAAAAGTCCAACTACTCCAAGGGTTCAATTGGCCTGGAGAACAGACAGTTTTGGGACGAAGGAGGCTATGCTTGCAGATATCACAGCCAATATTCTCAGCAACAGAGGTGAAGCAGGACTACTCGATCTGAATATCAACCAAACGCAAAAAATGCTTTGGGCACAGGCTTTTTCTGTAGGATTAAAACAGTACGGATATTTTTCTATCGTAGCTGTTCCGAAGGAAACGCAGACCCTGGATGAGGCAAAAGACATGGTTCTGGAACAGCTTGAACTGATCAAAAAAGGAGACTTCCCGGACTGGATTCTTCCTGCTATCATCAGTGATTTTAAACTTCAGCGTTTAAAAGGGCTTGAAACGGCGGATGGACTGGCGACCAATCTTTATGACACCTATATCAAAGGAAGAACATGGGAACAGGAGCTGAATGAGATGGATGAATATCAGGCTTTCACCAAGGAAGATGTGGTAGATTTTGCCAATGCATTTTTTAAGGAAAATTATGTGGTGGTTTATAAGGAAAAAGGCGTAAACGATCAGCTGATAAGAGTTGAGAACCCTGGAATTACCCCAATTAAAATCAACCGTGATGCGCAGTCTGAATTTTTAAAGGAAATTACTGCTGAAAAAACGGAAGATATACAGCCTGAATTCATCGATTATAAGAAAGAAATCATCACAGATACAATAAAGGATAAAAAGCTAAGCTTCGTCCGCAATAAATACAATGATATTGCCCAGGTACACTTTATTTTTCCTTTTGGAAGCGATAACGACAGGGATCTTGGAATTTCCACTCAACTTTTGCAGTATCTCGGAACTGAAGACCTTTCGCCTGAGGACCTGAAAAAGGAATTCTTTAAGATCGGGATCAGCAACGATTTTAAAACAACAAATGACCAGCTTCTGATAACATTGAGCGGGCTGGAAGAAAATATTGAAAAGGGAATTGCTCTTCTTCAGCACTGGATGTATGAGGTAAAACCCGATCAGGAAATCTATAAACAGTTTGTAGAAACAGTTTTGGAAAACCGTCAGGCAACGAAGAAAGACAAGAACCGTATTATGACGGCACTGACCAATTATACAAAGCTGGGCAGCTTCTCCCGCTACACCGATATTATTTCGAAGGAGGAACTTGAAGCCGCTACTGCAGAAGTATTTACGGACAGGATGAAAAAGCTTTTCCAATATCCTTACCAGGTATTTTTCTATGGAAAAGGTCTTGAAAATTTCAAAAACTACATCGGAAAGTATGTAGAAAATGAGAGTTATCAGATCCCTGATCCCAAGCAGTATCCGGAACCGGAAACCAGCGGAAATGTCTATTTCATGAATTATGACATGGTACAGATGGAAATGAGCAAAGTGGGAAGAGGACATGAGGTAAATACATCAAACTTCGGAAAGATCAATGTTTTCAACGAATATTTCGGAAGAGGGCTTTCGTCTATTGTTTTCCAGGAAATCCGTGAAAGCAAAAGTTTAGCCTATTCTGCTTATGTTTCCTATGCTGCGAATTCTGAACTGGGACATCCTGATTATATCACTACTTACATCGGAACACAGCCGGATAAGCTTCAGATTGCCGTAAATACGATGAGCGAACTGATGAATGAGCTTCCCGAAGTTCCTATTCAGTATGAAAATGCTAAAAATGCAGCCCTGAAACAGATTGCATCAACCAGAATCACCCGTAACAATATATTTTTCAATACGCTACGGTTGAAAAAGCTCGGAATTTCCCATGATTTCAGAAAAGACATCTATGCACAGATCGAAAATCTGAAATTTGAAGACCTTAAGGAATTCTACCAAACGGAGATCAAACCGATCCATTTTAACACCGCTATTATCGGCAAAAAAGAGAATCTCGACATGGAAGCTATAAATCAGATGGGAACGTTTAAAGAATTAACATTAAAAGAAATTTTCGGGCATTAA
- a CDS encoding GNAT family N-acetyltransferase, which translates to MTELKTFNKKQLEDFVSSGDFSNFDFLPISAHRAKSQIRNLKALDDQTLLVLAFYDGKLAGYVGCFPDNYLIDGKIFNYAWLSTLFVSEEFRGKRIAKTLLNKMFEEYDGNIIATEFTREAEALYNMLGVFEYVYPKAGKRYYFRSDAAGVIPEKKPGTKVLVPLFQVADAVANSLILLKNSTVKKPRFKFETLDHIDAESSELMSKFQSKRNADEINVFIKNPWVLEGRKKDDHYLFSSYAEVFKYIWVKIYNDKNTLIACSLLQLRNGNLKIPYLFSEVSGLDPFIEFLSYFIVTNKVKTLTSYQKELNKKLEESKIFPKIYERDFERRYMFHKLLIEHLPKGFDPQYQDGDGDCMMT; encoded by the coding sequence ATGACGGAGCTGAAGACATTTAATAAAAAACAGCTTGAAGATTTCGTTTCTTCAGGAGATTTCAGCAACTTTGATTTTCTTCCCATTTCAGCACACCGGGCAAAATCCCAGATCAGAAATCTGAAGGCTCTGGACGACCAGACGCTTTTGGTTCTGGCCTTTTATGACGGGAAACTGGCGGGATATGTAGGTTGTTTTCCTGATAATTATTTAATCGATGGAAAAATCTTCAATTATGCCTGGCTGAGTACTCTTTTTGTGAGCGAAGAATTCCGTGGAAAAAGGATTGCAAAAACATTGCTGAATAAGATGTTTGAAGAGTATGACGGCAATATCATCGCAACAGAATTTACCAGAGAAGCAGAAGCCCTGTACAATATGCTGGGTGTTTTCGAATATGTTTATCCAAAAGCAGGGAAAAGGTATTATTTCCGCTCAGATGCAGCCGGTGTTATTCCTGAAAAAAAGCCCGGGACAAAGGTGCTGGTTCCTCTTTTCCAGGTTGCTGATGCAGTTGCTAATTCTTTAATTTTGTTAAAAAATTCTACTGTAAAAAAGCCTCGATTCAAATTTGAAACCCTCGATCATATTGATGCCGAAAGCTCAGAATTAATGTCAAAATTCCAGAGCAAAAGAAACGCGGATGAAATTAATGTGTTTATAAAAAATCCCTGGGTACTGGAAGGGAGGAAGAAGGATGATCATTACCTGTTTTCGAGTTATGCCGAGGTTTTTAAATATATTTGGGTGAAAATCTATAATGATAAAAATACTTTGATAGCCTGCTCTCTGTTGCAGCTCAGGAACGGAAACCTTAAGATTCCCTATCTGTTTTCAGAAGTTTCCGGTTTAGATCCTTTTATTGAATTCCTCAGCTACTTTATTGTCACAAATAAAGTGAAGACCTTAACCAGCTACCAGAAAGAGCTGAATAAGAAGCTGGAAGAATCTAAAATATTCCCAAAGATTTACGAACGTGATTTTGAAAGGAGATATATGTTTCATAAACTTCTTATCGAACATCTTCCAAAAGGATTTGATCCGCAATACCAGGACGGTGACGGTGACTGTATGATGACATAA
- a CDS encoding polysaccharide deacetylase family protein — translation MKDKIISMLAAFETENIGNSFPLDYCLPVYHCVSDDNLPHIKHIIQYKSTKQFEEDLDCLSKHFQFVNWSEFKDFVKGDFKPQKKIALLTFDDGFREFYDIVLPVLERKGIYACNFINPAFIDNQELMFRCKASLIIDAAEKEKTADPEIYKMLFLENPSKEDFKQQVLKINYHQKDLLDQLTEKMGIDCDAYLREHTPYLTTEQLKTLLQKGYGISSHSWDHPKYGELSLKEQMESTDRTFNYLKENNFMHESFAFPFTDFGVKKNFFDELFKNEEIFSCFGSAGVKLDSVERLFHRIPMEMGESAEKILKKEIAYFRLKKIINKNKIVRK, via the coding sequence ATGAAAGATAAGATCATCAGTATGCTTGCGGCCTTTGAGACGGAAAACATCGGGAACTCTTTTCCGCTGGACTACTGCCTGCCTGTATATCACTGTGTTTCTGATGATAATTTACCCCATATTAAACACATCATTCAGTATAAAAGCACAAAACAGTTTGAAGAAGATCTGGACTGCCTTTCAAAGCATTTCCAGTTTGTAAACTGGTCAGAATTTAAAGACTTTGTTAAGGGAGATTTTAAGCCTCAGAAAAAGATAGCCCTGCTCACATTTGATGATGGTTTCAGGGAGTTTTACGATATTGTACTTCCTGTTCTGGAACGGAAAGGGATCTATGCCTGCAATTTTATAAATCCTGCTTTTATTGATAATCAGGAGCTAATGTTCAGGTGTAAAGCGAGCTTAATCATTGATGCAGCAGAAAAAGAAAAAACAGCAGATCCGGAAATTTACAAAATGCTTTTCCTGGAAAATCCATCAAAAGAAGACTTTAAACAACAGGTTTTAAAGATTAATTATCATCAGAAAGACCTATTGGATCAGCTTACTGAAAAAATGGGGATTGACTGCGATGCTTATTTAAGAGAACATACACCTTATCTTACAACAGAGCAGTTAAAAACATTGCTTCAAAAAGGCTATGGAATTTCCTCCCACAGCTGGGATCATCCAAAATATGGTGAACTTTCATTAAAAGAACAGATGGAAAGTACAGACCGGACTTTTAATTATCTGAAAGAGAACAATTTTATGCATGAGAGCTTTGCTTTTCCGTTCACAGATTTTGGGGTAAAGAAAAACTTTTTTGATGAGCTGTTTAAGAATGAAGAAATATTCTCCTGCTTCGGAAGCGCAGGGGTAAAACTGGATAGTGTTGAACGGCTTTTTCACAGGATACCGATGGAAATGGGGGAAAGTGCGGAAAAAATATTAAAAAAAGAAATTGCTTATTTCAGATTGAAAAAGATCATTAACAAAAATAAAATAGTGAGAAAATGA